From the Lathyrus oleraceus cultivar Zhongwan6 chromosome 3, CAAS_Psat_ZW6_1.0, whole genome shotgun sequence genome, the window TAAAGTCAAGTGGAAGAACGAAGCACCTGCCATCCATATTTACCACTTGGATGAACCAACACATTGTCTAGCAATGGAGGCCGAATCTGACAATAAGCTTTGGTTCTATGATATTAAGAGGTATTTGGAAAGACATGAATATCCCGAGAAAGCACCCATCACCGATAAGAAAGCTTTGAGGAGGTTTTCCCCAAAGTTTTTCTTGAATATGGATGTTTTATACAAGAGGAATTATAATTCTGTGTTAatcagatgcatggatagacatgaagcaagCACGATCATAAGATCTATACACGAGGGATGTGAAGGTGTGCATGCTAAGGGGTCTGCTATGACTAAGAGGATTCTTCGGGTTGGTTATTATTGGATAACAATGGAGGTCTACTATTATAAATTTGTCAAGAGGTGTCACAAATACTAATTATTCATATGTACCATTTTCAGGCATGGATCCTCCAGCATTTCCACACATCTCTAGCTTGTCATTTATTGAGGACTACACCGAGGATCAACCACATGCTTGTGCATTCGTCCTGCTTAGAGGAAATCAGCGACCAAGCTCTTGAGAGTGTTTTTTTACCGCATATCAACATATGATATACTCTTTCGGCTATACGACGATCATCACCAAACACACCCCTTAGATTACATAACCTTCTACTTTGGACGGTTAGCTTATGGGTCACATATGTTGTATCCACATCTGCCTGAGCGAATCATGCGTCAGTTTAGGTATCTACAAGTTGTTCCAAGAGAACCCTTTGTGTCTGCTTCTCATTCTATGATCCACATGGATGTAGATGTAATGTATGATGATTTCTATAATCATCTAGTACTAGATGAAGCACGAAGTGTCGTAGCTCCTCACGAATGTAGTAGTGTATTCAACTACATGGAGTGGTATTTCATAATGTCACATCTTTACGTGACAATATATGCAGAGAGAGATCCACCTAGATCAACTCAGCATGAGATATTATAGGAGGAACAACCTAGTGTAGATCATGTCGTTGATGTGTTACCGACATGTTATCGTATTATGGATATTGCGTGAGCGAGTATAAAGAGAATGGACTTTCTAGAAGGCACTTATGGGAGGGAAAATATAGAGGTCATTCTATCAGAGGCACAAACAACATTGCAATATAAGAGGCAAAGAAGGAAGATGAATGGGGGGTGTCTGATATACATTGTAACATTTGATAGTGTTGAGAAAAACAAGTGTAAGAGAGCCaacacacctatcaccttaaggtttttggtgaatatgtAGTGTGTCTCTCATAAGGTGTGTTACTCATAATAAATGTCTCAATGTAAAAACGCTCTCTAACGATGACCCCCAAAGAATTGATGAcccaacagtggtatcagagtctgATTCGAGTGAAAGACCAACTCTTGCATCGAAAGTCCTTCCACATGATGGTGGCTAGGAAGCATGTCCCATCAAAGAACAAGTGTCAATGGAGGGTGAAAAGTGTATCTGAATGAAAGAGCTTCCAATTGAGGGGGAGTCACACTTGAGGGAGGATGTTGAGAAAAACAAGTGTGAGAGAACCCACACACCTATCATCCTAAGGTTTTGGGTGAGTATGTGGTGTGTCtaggcatggcaacggggcgggtcggggacggtttttacctcccccaaacccaaacccgaatccccaaacaatccccgttccctgccccaaacccaaacggggatgaAGAATCAAGACCCAAACTCGTCCCAAACGGGTTCAGGTATCCCCGCCCCGCCACCATTCATTTActgaaatcaatttttttaatagaaatatttattttccaaaataaaattacattacaaataataaaataaaacaatctaaaaaattttcatacatacatttcaaatattttaaataatatattcaaattaaaatattaaaacattgaccacatatttaatattctaaattatcaaaaataaataataatgtacataatgaaataaacgggATGGGTTCGGGGACGGGTTCGGGGTGGGTATTAGTGTCTCCATTACCCGACCCGTCCTCGTATTTTATAATCGGGGAAAATCTAAATTCAAACCAGTCAAAGTGGGTTTTCCAcgtcaacttcggggcgggttcgggtGGATACCCACGGATACGGGTTATGTTGTCATGCCTAGATGTGTCTCTCACAAGGTGTGTTGCTCATAAAAGAAAACCAATATAAAAATGCTCTCTCGTGATAACCCCTGAGAATTGATAACCCAACCGTGGTATCCGAGTCTAGTTACGATCCAGAAACCTATTGGTTATGTATGAATGAGTATAAACATATGAGACTTTTCAGAGGATACTTATGAGAGAGCCACTGGAGAGGCCATTCTATCTGAGATACAAACAAACAACATTGTAATACaagagacaaaaaaggaacatAGGAGGTTCGATTTACACAGTAGTATTTGATAATATCTGTATTATGGCTTATGAATAATATTATGGTTTTGTAATATCATTTTGATAGTATTATGATTTTATAACGTTGTTTTAATAGTAGTATGGATTATGGATTGATTTATTACGTGTTGTTGAGTAAATTAATAAGAATTCTTCAAAGAACAAACCCTCGCTTACTTTTACAATTTCAAAGTGCaacaattttataaaattatatTATACTTTAAAACTACTAGATGTTTGAGTAAAAAGTAAAAACTATTAGAGCTTCCGCAATGATAGTTTTTTTTTAAGAGAGTGATTAAGTCACAACACCACCACAATTCAGTAGTAAATAAACATTCTATAAATACAAGTTTTAACTTGTTTTTGTAAAGTGACTCGGCCATTATAACAACTTTCTTGCATCCTTCTTCAACCCCTGCAAAACCAACAAAACACAGTGCATATTGCAGTGCAATGCCCTCTTCTTTCTTCTAACAGTAAAGTCCTAAACTAAACAAGACCTTAGAGTACAAACAACAGAAATATCACCATTAAGAATGGTACATTTGGGTTGGTAGACTGAGAACCAAAGGCAGATTACAGGCATGGTTTGTCAAACCAGCGCTCCTGTTGCCTGTTCCCCGGTGTCGAATATCTGTCGACCCCCCACTAGTTTCGATCAATTTTAGAACTGATCCCGTGCACACGTGTGTGCTCTTGTATAGAATCCTTGGGGGCAGATTTGGTCCGAGACGAGAATCTGTGAACCCTTCTAACAAGTTTATTCATTAGGCATTCCTGGTTTCACTGACAGCAGATGCCAATAACAAGGGGATTGCAAGACCATAACCCAGTAAATGGAGTACTGGGTTAATATCATAAGCTTTTACAAGAGTTCTGCAGTTCTGCAATGGGTGAAGTAAAtatgataaataaaaataaaacaagaaTACAAAAAGTAAAGGCAAGGATAGCTGAAAAACTGCCTTGCAATAATAAAACATTACCATAAAATGCTTCCAACATATTGCCAAGCAAAACACAGAAAGAAGCATACGGATCCTTCGCTTGCCAAGGTGGAAAGTAGATATTGTGCCGCTGTGGTTTCTATTTGATAAATATTTTCTAGAATCTGAACCAAGATCGTCTTCTTTCTTCCCTGAAAATGCCAACACTCGTTCCCGGTAAATTGCTCTTTCAGCAGTCAGAGCAGCAGTGACCAAAATTGCAGGCAAAACAACAAATAATATATGAGGAAGAACCAACACCATAATATCCGGTGATCCAACAAACTCAAGCTTCCCCTTTCCATTAGAAGTCTCTAAAGCCCAACCCATATAAGTCATGTACACCATATTCTTCCCTTCTGTAAAAACTTGCCCCATAAACCAGGGGAACAATATAAGATAGAACAAGTATCCTATCCAACCAAACCATAATGTATGAACCCTGCATAGCTCCTGGAGAATCCATAATACGCCATTTACTAAGCCTTTATTGGCGATAAAGTTCCTGTAAGTATATATATTCTTTTGAAAAACAAGGAGAGCTTTAGGAACAATAAGAAAGGAGAACATAAAGCACAGAGAAGACCATAATATTGGATAATATAAGGAGGCCCATTGACATCCCATGACATAAAACTCCTTCCAGCTCCAAGAAATCTTGAAGCTATGACCATTAATAGAAAATGGTCTTAATTCGGTCATAGTTGATCTACCCATGATGTCATTTGATTCAATTTGAAGCCAAAATCTATTAGGAGAAATATCCTCAAAGGCTTTGTAATTCCATGGAGCAAAATAGAGGTTCCCCTCATCAGCATGCTTGGTCATAACGGCTTCTATAACTAATTCAAGATTTCCTGACCGTGAATCATAGGCCCTAGCAACAACAGACTCAAGTGGAGAAACAGAAAATACCAAAGCCCGAATTGTCTCGTAAGATGAAGAGGCCGCAGTTTGACATTCATAGTTATGATGACATGAAGATGTCTGCATGAAGCGAGAGTCTAAAGGAAAAGTTGGCACTATGATTGCATGTTTGACCCCTGACTTGAAATCAAGATCAACATATGAAACATGGCCTCTATCAATGGCTAAAATTCGAATGGCTCTATTCTTTCTCCAATCACCCATCTCCCACTCCCAAAAGTCTTTTGGAAGGGATTTCAATGAACAATTTACAGTGCTTTCAAATGAATTTTGATGTACGTTAAACTGAAAAAAATTCTGCAGGGATAAAAAACGATTACTCAACTGATGGTGCCGTTTTAAGTTCTTGCCAAACCTAGAATGGAGATGCCCGCACAAGTAGGCTGATATGGAATGATTTAGAAAAACATCTTTCAAGGTTCTTCCAGAACTAGAGGCTGCAGAAAATGAGAGGGGAAAATGCCCGAAGGATATTTTGGTGACTGGTTTTTCCGATATAGAATCCCAGTGTGAAAGTTCCAAGTCCAAATCCTTTAGTAATTGATCTGTGGGATGCCCAAAAAGATTAGTTGGCCCTCGTAAGCCAGTTGACATTGTGGTATCAATCCCAACAAAGAGATGTTTCCGCTCCTTTGTCTGTGATATAATGAAAGTATGTGAAAAGGTGAAAGGAGTAACATTAAGCTAATAATAACAATAAAGTTAAAGCCTTCAATTATTGAGCTCCCTATTTTTTGGACTTGTCCATGCATACACATGTTTTCAAACTCAATTTGTCCAGCACTATCATTCAGAAGTCAAAAAAAATCTCGACTGACAAGAATGATTCAATGGTGAATCCTCTTCAAAATGACAAATACGAGAAATATGGTTTTGTTAAATCAAATTTTTTCACTTCTGAATGAGTCAAATCCATTATTAACTCCTTTAAAAGTGACCCCTCACTTTAAATGAGTCAAATCCATTATGTTACATAATCGTTTAAATTTCTGTAACAATTTGCAAATTGTAAATGTTACCAATGCTTTAAAGAAAAGTGTTAGCAGAAAACTCTATTATCAGATGAATTTCACGCGAGACAAACTAAAAAAGACAGTAGACCCAAGTTATCTAGTAGGACCTATATCAAACCCGCCCAATAATATAGAAATTTTCAAAGGGTGTATTTGATGCATGTTATGGGAGAACATAAGTAGAACAACAACGTAAGTAGTTCGGTCACAACATAACTTCTTCTGTAAGCTACCTGGCGGCCAATGCACATTATATACAGTCTGGAGGTGGCATAAGGGAAGTGTGGGCTTAAATTGAGCTTGCGGGTAGCGTTCTACATTACTTTTGATTAGACATGGTCAAATGGACCGagttcttttttttttttacttttggCTGGTCTCTGAATCATTGAGTAACAAAAATTTAGACTATCTTATGTTTCGTTTTTTGTTGTGTTGTCTTATAATCATTTTTACAACATTATGACGAAAGTTGATTCATGTAGCTGACCCCACTTAGTCAGATAAGGATTagttgttgtttgtttgtcttATAATCGTTTTTACAATCCAACATGAAACACATACTTTTATACTCTAGTCTTTCATACTTTAGCAAACAAAATACACTTAAAGATTATGTTGCTAGCATTGTTCTACTATTTTATAATTTGTTCTCAAGACACAACACAGGAATATCAGAAATTTCATATAACGAGAGCTAGTAATTAGCGCAGTAAATGCACGGTGAAACTAACCTCAATGGTGACACTATTGACACTCCCATTTCTCCCCAATCGTCCATTAATACTGTATTTAGAAAAGAAATCAAAGGAACCACCAACATCAGGAACACCAAAACCATCATGGTTTCCTCTGAGATCAAAAAACAAACTCTTGTGAAGTCCACTTCTCTGAATAACACCATCCATCACATTCCGATATTCCACCCATTCATCCTCATTCTGCTTCATCGTTAGCAAATCCTCGCTTTTACCATCTGATAAACAAATAACATCCACAAAATCACTACAATATATATAGATTACATATCATAAGattgaaatactaaaatacctAAACACTATTGAATCACCAATTCAGTCCATCAAATCGTAAAGTGAAAAGTGATGAATGATACCTGTGAGGTCACCTGTGACGAGGACGAGGGAGGGGTTGATGATGGAAAGAGCGGTGCCTACAAGGTTGGTGAAGTCTCGGGCTCTGTTAGGATGATGAACGCTGAAATGAAGATCGGAAAGCTGAACGATCCAAACCACTGAATCAGGCTGTGCTTTTGACTCTATGACTGTTTCTCCGGTGGAACAGTATATGCCGCACGCAATGACGATGGTGGTGAGAAAGA encodes:
- the LOC127126942 gene encoding putative metallophosphoesterase At3g03305 produces the protein MNLFLTTIVIACGIYCSTGETVIESKAQPDSVVWIVQLSDLHFSVHHPNRARDFTNLVGTALSIINPSLVLVTGDLTDGKSEDLLTMKQNEDEWVEYRNVMDGVIQRSGLHKSLFFDLRGNHDGFGVPDVGGSFDFFSKYSINGRLGRNGSVNSVTIETKERKHLFVGIDTTMSTGLRGPTNLFGHPTDQLLKDLDLELSHWDSISEKPVTKISFGHFPLSFSAASSSGRTLKDVFLNHSISAYLCGHLHSRFGKNLKRHHQLSNRFLSLQNFFQFNVHQNSFESTVNCSLKSLPKDFWEWEMGDWRKNRAIRILAIDRGHVSYVDLDFKSGVKHAIIVPTFPLDSRFMQTSSCHHNYECQTAASSSYETIRALVFSVSPLESVVARAYDSRSGNLELVIEAVMTKHADEGNLYFAPWNYKAFEDISPNRFWLQIESNDIMGRSTMTELRPFSINGHSFKISWSWKEFYVMGCQWASLYYPILWSSLCFMFSFLIVPKALLVFQKNIYTYRNFIANKGLVNGVLWILQELCRVHTLWFGWIGYLFYLILFPWFMGQVFTEGKNMVYMTYMGWALETSNGKGKLEFVGSPDIMVLVLPHILFVVLPAILVTAALTAERAIYRERVLAFSGKKEDDLGSDSRKYLSNRNHSGTISTFHLGKRRIRMLLSVFCLAICWKHFMNCRTLVKAYDINPVLHLLGYGLAIPLLLASAVSETRNA